One Rhodothermales bacterium genomic window carries:
- a CDS encoding helix-turn-helix domain-containing protein, whose product MAGTPVTPSLRSFLDDLVALRELRGMDRDAIHQATKINLNLIEQFELNALVAHPLFNEVYQRAILRSYAGTIRISDRALTEAFEAALAGAYRRELAVAYLGLPPQEAPAPVEQPEAVEPAERVGAPVAEPLFEFRPAEPTRQPATRAARFDRFGLEPRLARFVETARDTAAAAMGIVSRLESRALFQWGGILAAIVVAGVLITQFLSRSPATGASRSTELVTLPPAAAAASDVPAGEPQRTASPAPLPALAIADIVLHDSLTLVVVAEKNKLDPFKVQVDRDLRRPYWLDQGDTLRFTFLNRIAVEERLDDMAVWLEGHRYPLIPADTSGRVVINRDSIRLFLAQRQLASRR is encoded by the coding sequence ATGGCTGGCACCCCCGTAACGCCATCGTTACGCTCGTTTCTCGACGACCTCGTCGCCCTTCGGGAACTGCGCGGGATGGACCGCGACGCCATTCATCAGGCTACCAAGATCAATCTGAACCTGATCGAGCAGTTCGAACTGAACGCGCTCGTGGCGCATCCGCTGTTTAATGAGGTGTATCAGCGGGCCATTCTGCGGAGTTATGCGGGCACGATTCGCATCAGCGATCGGGCCCTGACCGAGGCCTTCGAAGCGGCCCTCGCCGGCGCCTATCGCCGCGAACTCGCCGTCGCCTATCTCGGGCTGCCGCCGCAGGAAGCGCCGGCGCCCGTCGAGCAGCCGGAGGCGGTCGAACCAGCCGAGCGGGTCGGAGCGCCGGTCGCTGAACCCCTGTTCGAATTCAGGCCGGCTGAACCGACCCGGCAGCCTGCCACGCGCGCCGCCCGATTCGACCGATTCGGGCTTGAGCCCCGGCTGGCCCGCTTCGTCGAGACCGCGCGGGACACCGCCGCCGCCGCGATGGGCATCGTGAGCCGGCTCGAATCGCGCGCTCTGTTTCAGTGGGGCGGCATCCTGGCTGCTATCGTGGTCGCCGGCGTGCTGATCACTCAGTTTCTCTCGCGTTCGCCGGCCACGGGGGCATCCCGGTCGACAGAACTCGTCACCCTTCCGCCCGCCGCCGCGGCAGCCTCCGACGTCCCGGCCGGCGAGCCCCAGCGCACCGCGTCGCCCGCCCCGCTGCCCGCGCTCGCCATCGCCGATATCGTGCTGCACGACAGCCTCACTCTGGTCGTCGTCGCCGAAAAAAACAAACTCGATCCCTTCAAGGTCCAGGTCGATCGCGACCTGCGCCGCCCGTACTGGCTCGATCAGGGCGATACCCTCCGGTTTACCTTCCTGAACCGGATCGCCGTCGAGGAACGGCTCGACGACATGGCCGTCTGGCTCGAAGGCCACCGGTATCCGCTCATCCCCGCCGACACGTCCGGACGCGTGGTGATCAACCGCGACTCGATCCGCCTCTTCCTGGCCCAGCGGCAGCTCGCGAGCCGGCGATAA
- a CDS encoding MerR family transcriptional regulator, with the protein MAGGIRKLYYSIGEVSKLTGLEQHVLRYWETEFPELKPQKNRAGRRIYTEADVDFIQRIKHLLREEKYTIEGARKALAQDESAPDQKDHKAAFRQELLALREFLNELKKML; encoded by the coding sequence ATGGCAGGCGGAATTCGAAAGCTCTATTACTCCATCGGCGAAGTGAGCAAGCTCACCGGCCTGGAACAGCATGTACTGCGGTACTGGGAGACGGAATTTCCGGAACTCAAACCTCAGAAAAACAGGGCTGGAAGGCGGATATACACCGAGGCCGACGTCGATTTCATCCAGCGCATCAAGCACTTGCTGCGCGAGGAGAAGTATACGATCGAGGGCGCGCGCAAGGCGCTCGCGCAGGACGAGTCCGCGCCGGATCAGAAAGATCATAAAGCCGCATTCCGACAGGAACTTTTGGCCCTCCGGGAGTTTCTTAACGAGCTTAAAAAAATGCTCTAG